In Parabacteroides sp. FAFU027, the genomic stretch TCCTACGATTATGATTAACAATTCAGCTCTCCAGAAATGGGATCGTCTAAAGCAAAAACAGTTAGATACGCAATTCATTAATGAACTTCAAGCTGGCATGAACTGCTCTATGTTTGAGGCCAAAGCCATCCTGAATGTGGTTTACAAAACGTACCAACCCTTTTTTGACAACCAAGCCAGTATGAAACCGGGACAGATCTGCTTTGAAGTTGTTGGAATTGAAAACTCACCAAAGAAAAGGCTATCTGAATGTCAGATGAAGACCGTAATGCTCACCCTTGATTCGGGGGAAGAAGATCTTCTGGTTCGTGAAAAGAACGGTGTAATTGCCCTCCGGCAACATCGTCTTATCCGCATCTGCAACGAAGCTTTCCAACAAGGTGGATTACTAACTGTCGAAGACCTGGCGAACAGGTTACTCAACTGCGGTGAGAGTACCATTAATCGCGATATTAAGGCGTTAAAGCAACAAGATATAGTCTTGCCTTTACGCTCTACTATCAAAGATATGGGCAAAGCTATCACGCATAGAGAGTTGATTGTCAAACACTGGCTTTTGGGTAAGGAGTATTCCGAGATTGCCCGTCAAACTAGCCACAGCGTAGAGGCTGTAGCCAATTACGTAGACAAATTTCGTCGGGTAGTCTGTCTGGCCAAAGACAACCATGAGATCAAGACCATTGCTTTTTTGGTCAAAATCTCTGTCAGCCTGGCTCAGCAGTATTACGACCTGTACCAGAATCTGGAGATCGTTGAGCATCGTAGGAAAGAATTGGATGAACTGCTAAAAAAAACTCAAGTCCAACTTTAAATGATTCCTTCCAAATGATTAGAAAACCAGATGGGATACGAAAGTATCATACTGCGCATGATCGCTTTCTTAAACCCGCAATTGTCAATTTCTTTGCCCGGGAGTTCTCCGGTTTCTTTGGCCCTGTTGTCAGGGAAAATATCGCTGATGCCCTGATTGAGCTATTTGAGCAAAATGTAAAGCAAACCTCCGGCTTAAAGCACGGACAAATGCTATGGAATGCTTTAGATAAATTCACCAGGGCCGATTCTTCCAATCGCAGGTATAAACCGGTGATTCTGACTTTGGTACATAATGAAGACATAAAACTTTTTGAGAAACAATCACCAATCAAAGAAATACGCAAACAAGTTATAGCATGGCTAATTAAAGAAGCGTATGCCCAGGGTGGTATTCTTTCTATGAGAGATCTCAGTCTGATTTTAAGCACCACAGCACCGTTGTTGTCAACGCAAAGAGCAGAATATGAGAAAGAAAACAATGTTGTACTTCCTCATACCGGAGTAATACATGATATGGGCTCTA encodes the following:
- a CDS encoding DUF1670 domain-containing protein, whose protein sequence is MINNSALQKWDRLKQKQLDTQFINELQAGMNCSMFEAKAILNVVYKTYQPFFDNQASMKPGQICFEVVGIENSPKKRLSECQMKTVMLTLDSGEEDLLVREKNGVIALRQHRLIRICNEAFQQGGLLTVEDLANRLLNCGESTINRDIKALKQQDIVLPLRSTIKDMGKAITHRELIVKHWLLGKEYSEIARQTSHSVEAVANYVDKFRRVVCLAKDNHEIKTIAFLVKISVSLAQQYYDLYQNLEIVEHRRKELDELLKKTQVQL
- a CDS encoding DUF1670 domain-containing protein; its protein translation is MIRKPDGIRKYHTAHDRFLKPAIVNFFAREFSGFFGPVVRENIADALIELFEQNVKQTSGLKHGQMLWNALDKFTRADSSNRRYKPVILTLVHNEDIKLFEKQSPIKEIRKQVIAWLIKEAYAQGGILSMRDLSLILSTTAPLLSTQRAEYEKENNVVLPHTGVIHDMGSTITHKTQIVYKHVVEKKPTNIVARETNHSQKAVDHYIKDYHRVKTLFDDGKDIDFIHITTNIAKRVIQEYQSIINNNVNDL